The following proteins are co-located in the Clostridiales bacterium genome:
- a CDS encoding putative glycosyltransferase, exosortase G system-associated, translating into MSIVDYFASPIVFWMAWVIIPLLLEIIPALGGVLILIKKMFFGNKVKDEVYYPEICIIIPIYNSAKTLRACIASIDHSTYPKHMIRILLVHNQGSDDSFLVFQQCQKEFPELMIQWLSAKQGKSKALNLALFNSEGKYIIHIDSDGRLQSDALSNLVQRFEENSGIHCMTGVILTDWELVEESDKRSRRLLRRLEFLEYAQAFLAGRNYDSELNMIYTLSGAFSAFRKSTILKSQLYHTGTVSEDTQLTFQVKLLLKQRVHLCENAIFLSEPILGLNELYTQRQRWQRGELEVSNLFSHSRKSIPGRPMIKTLLYDHTFAFPRMIWYFALGCLAFKNYSMVLILFSVGLIFLLYVLTAYLYYLTIIGYLRGFGQLQRYYIGLGGLVALLPFYNFAVFWIRLAGIINSIDTESSWKTMNLTEERSKASASVRRVLAVPYSWLKALRKAVNRHIES; encoded by the coding sequence ATGAGCATCGTTGATTATTTTGCCAGTCCCATTGTTTTTTGGATGGCCTGGGTCATTATTCCGCTGCTTTTGGAGATCATCCCGGCACTGGGCGGTGTTCTCATTCTGATCAAGAAGATGTTTTTCGGTAACAAGGTAAAAGACGAAGTCTATTATCCCGAGATCTGTATCATCATACCGATCTATAACTCTGCGAAGACTCTGAGAGCATGCATTGCTTCCATTGATCATTCGACGTATCCGAAGCACATGATTCGTATTTTGCTGGTTCACAATCAAGGATCCGATGACAGCTTTCTTGTGTTTCAGCAATGTCAGAAGGAGTTTCCGGAATTGATGATTCAGTGGCTCAGCGCAAAGCAGGGAAAGTCCAAGGCATTAAATCTAGCGTTGTTCAACAGCGAGGGGAAATATATCATTCATATCGATAGTGACGGCCGTCTTCAATCGGATGCGCTGAGCAACCTCGTCCAGAGGTTTGAGGAAAATTCCGGTATTCATTGCATGACGGGGGTCATCCTGACGGATTGGGAGCTTGTAGAGGAGAGCGACAAGCGGAGCAGAAGGCTGCTGCGAAGACTTGAGTTTCTTGAATATGCACAGGCATTTCTGGCCGGTAGAAATTATGACTCGGAGCTGAATATGATTTATACCCTTTCCGGTGCTTTTTCTGCTTTTCGAAAATCCACGATCTTAAAATCACAGCTGTATCATACCGGAACTGTTTCTGAAGATACCCAGCTTACCTTTCAGGTAAAGCTGCTTTTGAAGCAAAGAGTGCACCTATGCGAGAATGCGATCTTCTTGTCAGAACCCATCCTCGGGCTCAATGAGCTTTACACCCAGAGACAGCGATGGCAGCGGGGCGAACTGGAGGTTTCAAATTTATTTTCACATAGCAGAAAATCCATTCCCGGCAGGCCGATGATCAAAACACTACTTTATGACCATACCTTCGCCTTTCCAAGGATGATCTGGTATTTCGCTTTGGGCTGTCTTGCATTTAAGAATTATTCAATGGTATTGATCTTATTTTCCGTGGGTCTGATTTTCTTACTGTATGTGCTGACCGCCTATTTGTATTATTTGACCATCATCGGTTATCTCAGGGGGTTTGGGCAGCTGCAGCGCTATTATATCGGTCTGGGAGGACTGGTAGCACTGCTGCCTTTTTATAACTTTGCTGTATTTTGGATTCGGCTTGCGGGAATTATCAATAGCATCGATACCGAAAGCAGCTGGAAAACGATGAACCTAACAGAAGAGAGAAGCAAGGCGTCTGCCTCTGTCCGAAGGGTTCTGGCAGTACCCTATTCCTGGCTCAAAGCT
- the xrtG gene encoding exosortase family protein XrtG, whose protein sequence is MIGIILYGFLWVMGLAALHHAKLRFWKFLWGCVGLFLLLMILVEPVLTIYLSRYVSSAAGLLGEWTNTYSSFFEYGILLIESKSSSISLSVDYECSGVIEILVFLSLLWFFPVYRFSEKIMVSIGGVLWIFTANVLRIHLICILIYLFGNDIFYLAHTVIGRLVFYGLSVILYFYVFTRAQIVRQKVGGFRYEHR, encoded by the coding sequence ATGATCGGAATCATATTGTATGGATTTTTGTGGGTGATGGGCCTTGCTGCTCTTCACCATGCTAAGCTGAGATTCTGGAAGTTCCTATGGGGCTGTGTGGGTTTATTTCTCCTGCTCATGATTCTTGTTGAGCCGGTATTGACAATCTACCTGTCACGCTACGTATCTTCCGCTGCCGGCTTGCTGGGAGAATGGACCAATACCTATTCCTCTTTTTTCGAGTACGGGATTTTATTAATTGAGAGTAAGTCTTCCTCTATTTCGCTGTCGGTAGATTATGAATGTTCCGGTGTGATCGAAATACTGGTATTTTTATCACTGCTTTGGTTCTTTCCAGTATACCGGTTTTCTGAAAAAATAATGGTCAGTATTGGCGGTGTATTATGGATCTTTACTGCCAATGTCCTGAGGATCCACCTGATTTGCATTTTAATCTATCTCTTTGGAAATGATATCTTTTATCTTGCCCATACGGTAATCGGAAGGCTGGTGTTTTACGGTTTATCGGTAATATTATATTTCTATGTATTTACAAGGGCTCAGATTGTCCGGCAAAAGGTAGGGGGATTTCGCTATGAGCATCGTTGA